In Zingiber officinale cultivar Zhangliang chromosome 6A, Zo_v1.1, whole genome shotgun sequence, a single genomic region encodes these proteins:
- the LOC121996573 gene encoding uncharacterized acetyltransferase At3g50280-like codes for MSPITLAITPNHTSSSSSSSMVAVASVGAGAVEVVSKCTVTPDRASELGELRLSVSDLPMLSCQYIQKGLFFTPPPMPIPALVSLLVSSLGRALSLFPALAGRLDTLADGSVVILCNDAGAEFSYAVAPSLLTSDLLPPNADVPQAVKALFPLDGAVSFHGHFRPLACFQLTEFGDGAVFLGAVVNHSVVDGTSFWNFFNAWAELCRGGHPAPPDFRRNYFGESKAVLRFPGGRGPEVTFPVGAPLRERVFRFSRHAILALKSRANGGGGHSTAEICGKQVHDKKVASPDVKKEEISAFQSLCALMWVSVTRARKRLAPEATTTFRMAVNCRHRVVPSVSANYFGNAIQSIPTQAAVGEVATRDLRWAAALLHRGVVAHGDEVVRRGVAEWEAAPRCFPLGNPDGAGLTMGSSNRFPMYEGNDFGWGLPVAVRSGRANKFDGKMSAFPGREGGGSVELEVCLAPETMATLLRDNEFMSYVDED; via the coding sequence ATGTCTCCTATTACCCTTGCGATTACCCCCAATcatacctcttcttcttcttcctcttcgatGGTTGCTGTGGCTTCCGTCGGTGCGGGAGCTGTTGAGGTCGTGTCGAAGTGCACGGTGACGCCGGACCGGGCGTCGGAGCTCGGCGAGCTCCGGCTCTCGGTGTCGGACCTCCCGATGCTGTCTTGCCAATACATCCAAAAAGGCCTCTTTTTTACGCCTCCGCCGATGCCCATTCCGGCACTCGTCTCGCTCCTGGTCTCGTCTCTCGGCCGCGCGCTCTCCCTCTTCCCTGCCCTCGCCGGCCGCCTCGACACCCTCGCCGATGGCAGCGTCGTTATCCTCTGCAACGACGCGGGTGCTGAGTTTTCCTACGCGGTTGCTCCGTCGCTGTTGACGTCCGACCTCCTTCCGCCTAACGCTGACGTGCCTCAAGCCGTCAAGGCTCTGTTCCCCCTCGACGGCGCCGTGAGCTTCCACGGCCACTTCCGCCCGCTAGCTTGCTTCCAGCTCACGGAGTTTGGTGACGGCGCGGTCTTTCTCGGCGCCGTCGTCAACCATTCCGTCGTCGATGGGACCTCGTTTTGGAACTTTTTTAATGCTTGGGCGGAGCTCTGCCGCGGGGGTCACCCCGCGCCGCCGGATTTCCGGAGGAACTACTTCGGGGAATCGAAGGCGGTGCTGCGGTTCCCCGGCGGCCGCGGCCCCGAGGTGACCTTCCCAGTGGGAGCACCGCTTCGGGAGCGCGTCTTCCGGTTCAGCCGCCACGCGATTCTCGCGCTCAAATCGAGAGCCAACGGCGGCGGGGGTCATTCGACTGCCGAGATTTGCGGGAAGCAAGTCCACGACAAGAAGGTGGCCTCGCCGGATGTTAAGAAGGAGGAGATTTCGGCGTTCCAGTCGCTCTGCGCGCTGATGTGGGTGTCGGTCACGAGGGCGCGTAAGCGGCTGGCGCCGGAAGCGACGACGACGTTCCGCATGGCGGTCAACTGCCGGCACCGGGTGGTGCCGTCGGTGTCGGCGAACTACTTCGGGAACGCGATACAGAGCATCCCGACGCAAGCGGCAGTGGGGGAGGTGGCCACGCGGGATCTTCGATGGGCGGCGGCGCTGCTGCACCGCGGCGTGGTGGCGCACGGCGACGAGGTGGTGCGGCGCGGGGTGGCCGAGTGGGAGGCGGCGCCGCGGTGCTTCCCCCTGGGGAATCCTGACGGCGCGGggctcaccatggggagctccaacCGCTTCCCCATGTACGAAGGGAACGACTTCGGGTGGGGTCTGCCGGTGGCGGTGAGGAGCGGGCGAGCGAACAAGTTCGACGGAAAAATGTCGGCTTTCCCCGGGAGGGAGGGAGGGGGAAGCGTGGAGCTGGAGGTGTGCCTGGCGCCGGAGACCATGGCAACCCTGCTGCGCGACAACGAGTTCATGAGCTACGTGGACGAAGACTAA